From Saccharothrix espanaensis DSM 44229, the proteins below share one genomic window:
- a CDS encoding DUF1360 domain-containing protein: MGGYLGLVGAATVVGVARGARLPERFSWSDTLLVSVATHKMTRLLNKSAVTSPLRAPFTRFEGSAGEGEVLESVPSTGNHRHAVGELLTCPFCSGVWLATSLTAGLVLAPRPTRLLTTTMAAVAGSDFLHLAYDAAKSAAAQAGE; the protein is encoded by the coding sequence ATGGGCGGGTACCTGGGTTTGGTGGGCGCGGCCACGGTGGTGGGCGTGGCTCGCGGTGCCCGCTTGCCGGAGCGGTTCTCGTGGAGCGACACGTTGCTGGTGTCGGTGGCCACCCACAAGATGACCAGGCTGTTGAACAAGAGCGCCGTCACCAGTCCTCTTCGGGCACCGTTCACCCGCTTCGAGGGATCTGCCGGCGAAGGCGAAGTGCTCGAGTCGGTGCCCTCCACGGGCAACCACCGACATGCGGTGGGCGAACTGCTGACCTGCCCCTTCTGCTCCGGGGTGTGGCTGGCGACGTCGTTGACCGCCGGACTCGTGCTGGCTCCCCGCCCTACTCGCCTGCTCACCACCACCATGGCCGCCGTCGCCGGCTCGGACTTCCTGCACCTGGCCTACGACGCCGCCAAGTCGGCCGCCGCGCAGGCCGGTGAGTGA
- a CDS encoding MBL fold metallo-hydrolase, whose amino-acid sequence MDQQNSLMFVGNATTVLELGPFTLLTDPNFIRRGQWSYFGQGLASRRLKDPALTIDELPRLDAVVVSHLHGDHFDRVAARSLDRDLPILTTSHAARKLGRRGFRETVGLATWSDLTLTRDGASLTVTSLPGRHALGPLAKLLPPVMGSMVEYRPRPDATPLRVYLSGDTLVHRELHEIRERYPAIDVAVVHLGGTKVLGLLLTMDGKQGVDLLHLLRPRHAVPVHYDDYGLMKSPLSDFVAEVERREPPAAVTCVDRGGRFTFPSHLTR is encoded by the coding sequence ATGGACCAGCAGAACTCGCTGATGTTCGTGGGCAACGCCACCACGGTGCTCGAACTCGGCCCCTTCACCCTGCTCACCGACCCGAACTTCATCCGCCGCGGCCAGTGGAGCTACTTCGGCCAAGGTCTCGCCTCCCGCCGCCTCAAGGACCCCGCTCTCACCATCGACGAACTCCCCCGGCTGGACGCCGTCGTCGTCTCGCACCTGCACGGCGACCACTTCGACCGCGTCGCCGCCCGCTCCCTGGACCGCGACCTGCCGATCCTCACCACCTCGCACGCGGCCCGGAAGCTGGGCCGGCGCGGCTTCCGGGAGACCGTCGGCCTGGCGACCTGGTCCGACCTCACCCTCACCCGCGACGGTGCCTCGCTGACCGTCACGTCCCTGCCCGGCCGGCACGCGCTGGGCCCCCTGGCGAAGCTGCTCCCGCCGGTGATGGGCAGCATGGTCGAGTACCGCCCGCGCCCCGACGCCACGCCGCTGCGCGTCTACCTCAGCGGCGACACCCTGGTGCACCGCGAACTCCACGAGATCCGCGAGCGCTACCCGGCCATCGACGTGGCCGTGGTCCACCTGGGCGGCACGAAGGTCCTCGGCCTGCTGCTGACCATGGACGGCAAGCAGGGCGTCGACCTGCTGCACCTCCTCCGCCCCCGGCACGCCGTCCCCGTCCACTACGACGACTACGGCCTGATGAAGTCCCCGCTGTCGGACTTCGTCGCCGAGGTCGAACGGCGCGAACCGCCGGCCGCGGTCACGTGCGTCGACCGCGGCGGCCGGTTCACCTTCCCGTCGCACCTCACCCGGTGA
- a CDS encoding carboxylate-amine ligase, translated as MVNADQPISDIGVPTLGVEEEFLVVDPDSGAPVPVAGEVVDLANRLGADLCPELTRVQVESNTPVCRTLREVRGHLLTARSTAAAAALQAGAQLLAVGVPLTGPLGQSFSDSDRYRRIGRDYGLLAAEHGVCGCHVHVSVPDRETAVQVCNHLRPWLPVLLALTANSPIHQGVDTGYASWRSVLNSRWPCSGAPPYFTSAGHYDAVLDMMIDSGAVLDPAMVYWDVRPSDHLPTVEVRVSDVPATVDESILLAALVRALVSTALGAVRQGDQGLPVTTEALRAAYWRAAHDGIEGDGIDLFTNHRVPAAHLLRRLIRHVRPALRRSGELRAVNALSTKVLQNGNGAVRQRKAFQRRGRLEDVVTILSRDTGHDWLPDTAA; from the coding sequence ATGGTCAACGCTGATCAGCCCATCTCGGACATCGGAGTGCCGACCCTGGGGGTGGAGGAGGAGTTCCTGGTCGTCGACCCGGACAGCGGTGCGCCCGTCCCGGTGGCCGGTGAGGTGGTCGACCTGGCCAACCGGCTGGGCGCGGACCTGTGCCCCGAGTTGACCCGGGTGCAGGTGGAGAGCAACACACCGGTGTGCCGCACGCTGCGCGAGGTGCGTGGCCATCTGCTGACCGCGCGGTCGACGGCCGCGGCTGCGGCCTTGCAGGCGGGAGCGCAGCTGCTCGCGGTCGGCGTGCCCCTGACCGGACCGCTGGGGCAGTCCTTCAGCGACTCGGACCGCTACCGGCGGATCGGGCGGGACTACGGTCTGCTGGCGGCCGAGCACGGCGTGTGCGGCTGTCACGTGCACGTCTCGGTGCCGGACCGGGAGACTGCGGTGCAGGTGTGCAACCACCTGCGGCCCTGGTTGCCGGTCCTGCTCGCGTTGACCGCCAACTCGCCGATCCACCAAGGCGTCGACACCGGCTACGCGAGCTGGCGGTCGGTGCTCAACAGCCGCTGGCCGTGTTCCGGCGCGCCGCCGTACTTCACGTCCGCCGGCCACTACGACGCCGTGCTGGACATGATGATCGACAGCGGAGCGGTGCTGGACCCGGCGATGGTGTACTGGGACGTGCGGCCGTCGGACCACCTGCCCACCGTCGAGGTCCGGGTCTCCGACGTGCCCGCCACGGTCGACGAGTCGATCCTGCTCGCCGCCCTGGTGCGTGCCCTGGTCAGCACCGCGCTGGGGGCTGTCCGCCAAGGTGACCAGGGGCTGCCGGTCACCACCGAGGCGTTGCGCGCGGCCTACTGGCGCGCCGCGCACGACGGCATCGAGGGCGACGGCATCGACCTGTTCACCAACCACCGCGTCCCGGCCGCCCACCTGCTGCGGCGGCTGATCCGCCACGTCCGGCCGGCACTGCGCCGAAGCGGGGAGCTGCGCGCGGTCAACGCCCTGTCCACGAAGGTCCTCCAGAACGGCAACGGCGCCGTCCGCCAACGCAAGGCGTTCCAGCGGCGCGGGCGCTTGGAGGACGTGGTGACGATCCTGAGCCGGGACACGGGCCACGACTGGCTACCGGACACCGCGGCGTGA
- a CDS encoding DUF3040 domain-containing protein — MTRYERRQLRRIERWFEHTDPALASVLAGRDPTVTATRRRSVLVWVTVLGFAFLLGGAVVHLPLVFAGFLLLMTAACMHVTRLRSAGTQD; from the coding sequence GTGACCAGGTACGAACGCCGTCAACTCCGCCGGATCGAGCGTTGGTTCGAACACACCGACCCGGCCCTCGCTTCGGTGCTCGCAGGCAGGGACCCGACCGTGACGGCCACCCGACGCAGGTCGGTGCTGGTGTGGGTCACCGTGCTCGGCTTCGCCTTCCTGCTCGGCGGAGCGGTCGTCCACCTGCCTCTGGTGTTCGCGGGCTTCCTGCTGCTGATGACTGCGGCCTGCATGCACGTCACACGCCTGCGGTCGGCCGGAACGCAGGACTGA
- a CDS encoding carboxylate-amine ligase, producing MRTVGVEEEFLLADPTTRKVIPRAAAVLKRVDGLPAGSKTHRELLDTQVEFASGVCEDLTELHRQLAAGRRALVEAATDEGVLVVPSGTPVLSAPVAPPVDDRYRAITDLYAGQVADYHCCGCHVHVGVPDRDTAIAVVNHLRPWLPTLLALSVNSPFAHGRDTGFGSWRMVEQSRFPGSGPPPRFASAAEHDTAVERLVDCGVLTDAAMTFWHARPSPRYPTVEVRIADTAVTAADAVALAAVTLALVERALDDLAAGREAPEFDHQVLAAATWTAARFGVDGPGVDPWNGVAVPAPVLVRRLLDHVGGTGHPHDHLGAPTGARRQRAAAANGPKALVDWLASACITGIGPGIPPT from the coding sequence GTGAGAACGGTCGGGGTGGAGGAGGAATTCCTGCTCGCCGACCCGACCACCCGCAAGGTCATCCCGCGCGCAGCGGCCGTGTTGAAGCGGGTCGACGGCCTGCCGGCGGGCTCGAAGACCCACCGCGAGCTGCTCGACACCCAGGTCGAGTTCGCCAGCGGGGTGTGCGAGGACCTGACCGAGCTGCACCGCCAGTTGGCAGCAGGCCGCCGAGCCCTGGTCGAGGCGGCCACCGACGAGGGTGTGCTGGTGGTGCCCTCCGGCACGCCGGTGCTCAGCGCACCCGTCGCTCCTCCCGTGGACGACCGCTACCGGGCGATCACCGACCTGTACGCGGGGCAGGTGGCGGACTACCACTGCTGCGGGTGCCACGTCCACGTCGGAGTGCCGGATCGGGACACGGCCATCGCGGTCGTCAACCACCTGCGCCCGTGGCTGCCCACGCTGCTCGCCCTGTCGGTCAACTCGCCGTTCGCGCACGGCCGCGACACCGGTTTCGGCAGCTGGCGGATGGTCGAGCAGTCCCGGTTCCCGGGGTCCGGCCCGCCGCCGCGCTTCGCCTCGGCCGCCGAGCACGACACCGCCGTGGAGCGGTTGGTCGACTGCGGGGTGCTGACCGATGCGGCCATGACGTTCTGGCACGCCCGCCCCTCGCCCCGCTACCCGACGGTCGAGGTGCGGATCGCGGACACCGCGGTGACGGCGGCGGACGCGGTCGCCTTGGCGGCCGTGACGCTGGCCCTGGTCGAGCGGGCGCTGGACGACCTGGCAGCCGGGCGGGAGGCCCCGGAGTTCGACCACCAGGTGCTGGCCGCGGCCACCTGGACGGCCGCGCGGTTCGGCGTCGACGGACCGGGGGTGGACCCGTGGAACGGCGTAGCGGTACCCGCGCCGGTCCTGGTGCGCCGCTTGCTGGACCACGTGGGCGGGACGGGGCATCCGCACGACCACCTCGGCGCACCGACCGGTGCGCGCCGTCAGCGGGCAGCCGCCGCGAATGGCCCGAAAGCCCTGGTCGACTGGCTGGCGTCGGCGTGCATCACCGGGATCGGGCCGGGTATCCCGCCGACGTGA
- a CDS encoding Nramp family divalent metal transporter, which translates to MVDTPSRTPVVARLRSAAVVMGPAFVIAVAYVDPGNFATNMAGGAAHGHLLLWVVVGASALAMFVQYQSAKLGVVTGRNLPELCREHYSRPVTGLLWAQAELVAMATDLAEFVGAAVALNLLFGVPLLPAALITAVVSAGILALAPLRRRRFESVIVGLLAVVLGGFLYQALRLGPPTGAAAGLVPGFAGVDSVLLATGMLGATVMPHVIYLHSALTQRHHTTDPAARRRVLRASRADIVVALGVAGAVNASMLIVAAGAFHGSGPARESLEDMHAGLGALLGPGAALAFALALLASGLAASSVGTYSGQVVMEGFLRRRIPMVLRRLLTMLPALAVLALGVDPTQALVLSQVVLSFGIPFALVPLVLLGRRADVMGSAVNRRGTTLFGVAGAVVISALNLFLLVRTLTG; encoded by the coding sequence ATGGTCGACACCCCGTCGCGGACGCCGGTCGTGGCGCGGCTGCGCTCGGCGGCCGTGGTCATGGGGCCCGCGTTCGTGATCGCGGTGGCCTACGTCGACCCGGGCAACTTCGCCACCAACATGGCGGGCGGCGCCGCCCACGGCCACCTGCTGCTCTGGGTGGTCGTGGGGGCGAGCGCGTTGGCGATGTTCGTCCAGTACCAGTCGGCGAAGCTCGGCGTGGTGACCGGGCGCAACCTGCCCGAGCTGTGCCGGGAGCACTACTCCCGGCCGGTGACGGGGCTGCTGTGGGCGCAGGCGGAACTGGTGGCGATGGCGACTGACCTGGCCGAGTTCGTCGGCGCGGCGGTGGCGCTGAACCTGCTGTTCGGCGTGCCGCTGCTGCCCGCGGCGCTGATCACGGCGGTGGTGTCGGCGGGCATCCTCGCGCTGGCCCCGCTGCGCCGGCGGCGGTTCGAGTCGGTGATCGTCGGGCTGCTCGCGGTGGTGCTCGGCGGTTTCCTCTACCAGGCGCTGCGGCTGGGACCGCCGACCGGCGCGGCGGCGGGGCTCGTGCCCGGGTTCGCCGGGGTGGACAGCGTGCTGCTGGCCACCGGCATGCTCGGCGCGACCGTGATGCCGCACGTGATCTACCTGCACTCGGCGCTCACCCAGCGGCACCACACCACCGACCCGGCGGCGCGGCGGCGGGTGCTGCGGGCCAGCCGGGCGGACATCGTGGTGGCGCTGGGCGTGGCCGGGGCGGTGAACGCGAGCATGCTCATCGTGGCGGCGGGCGCGTTCCACGGCTCGGGGCCCGCGCGGGAGTCGCTGGAGGACATGCACGCCGGCTTGGGCGCGCTGCTGGGGCCCGGCGCGGCGTTGGCGTTCGCGCTGGCGCTGCTGGCGTCCGGGCTGGCCGCGTCGAGCGTCGGCACGTACTCCGGTCAGGTGGTCATGGAGGGGTTCCTGCGCCGGCGCATCCCGATGGTGTTGCGGCGGCTGCTGACCATGCTGCCCGCGTTGGCCGTGCTGGCGCTAGGGGTCGATCCGACCCAGGCGCTCGTGCTCAGCCAGGTGGTGCTGTCGTTCGGCATCCCGTTCGCCCTGGTGCCGCTGGTGCTGCTGGGGCGGCGGGCGGACGTGATGGGCAGCGCGGTGAACCGGCGCGGCACGACCCTGTTCGGTGTGGCGGGCGCGGTGGTGATCTCGGCGTTGAACCTGTTCCTGCTGGTCCGCACGCTCACCGGGTGA
- a CDS encoding manganese catalase family protein, with translation MFLHTSRLQFEAKPAQPDALFARKLQELIGGAWGEMTVTMQYLFQGWNCRMEGKYKDLIMDVATEEIGHVEMLATMVARLLEGAPSEVTAKAVEDPVVAAVVGGMDVQQAIVSGGGPTLSDSNGVPWNGRFIVASGNLMADFRANVAAEAQGRLQTARLYNMTDDPGVRDMLKFNLARDTAHQNMWLAAIEELQEDGLEGPIAPSALFDEEHQEHAGTIWHNSDGTAGPEGRWASGPTPDGTHEFSYLMDPEPLGDKASAPKPDPLLYATSPANLGLIEKAIRKLT, from the coding sequence ATGTTCCTGCACACCAGCAGGCTCCAGTTCGAGGCCAAGCCCGCGCAGCCCGACGCGCTGTTCGCGCGCAAGCTCCAGGAGCTGATCGGCGGGGCCTGGGGCGAGATGACCGTGACCATGCAGTACCTGTTCCAGGGCTGGAACTGCCGGATGGAGGGCAAGTACAAAGACCTGATCATGGACGTGGCCACCGAGGAGATCGGCCACGTCGAGATGCTCGCGACGATGGTGGCCCGCCTGCTGGAGGGCGCGCCCTCGGAGGTGACTGCCAAGGCCGTGGAGGACCCGGTGGTGGCCGCCGTGGTCGGCGGCATGGACGTGCAGCAGGCCATCGTCAGCGGCGGCGGCCCGACGCTGTCCGACAGCAACGGCGTGCCGTGGAACGGCCGGTTCATCGTCGCCAGCGGCAACCTGATGGCCGACTTCCGGGCCAACGTCGCCGCCGAGGCCCAGGGCCGGTTGCAGACCGCGCGGCTCTACAACATGACCGACGACCCGGGCGTGCGGGACATGCTCAAGTTCAACCTGGCCCGCGACACCGCCCACCAGAACATGTGGCTGGCCGCGATCGAGGAGTTGCAGGAGGACGGCCTGGAGGGTCCGATCGCGCCCAGTGCCCTGTTCGACGAGGAGCACCAGGAGCACGCGGGCACGATCTGGCACAACTCGGACGGCACGGCCGGGCCGGAGGGCCGGTGGGCGTCCGGGCCCACCCCGGACGGGACCCACGAGTTCTCCTACCTGATGGACCCGGAGCCGCTGGGCGACAAGGCGTCCGCACCCAAGCCGGACCCGCTGCTCTACGCCACCAGCCCGGCCAACCTGGGGCTGATCGAGAAGGCCATCCGCAAGCTCACGTGA
- a CDS encoding ANTAR domain-containing response regulator: MVSVTLLSDDGPVTGATTGREASEVDVAQYRAGEGPCLEAVRIGEVVRAVAAELPDRWPAFAEQAEGLGVAGYLSAPLCFDEDTPASLNLYSGHADGLRALDVALLELYTTAVEAALRNARRYLRAREQAAQLRQALASRAVIDQAKGIVMAVHRVSADEAFAMLAARSQRENVKLRDLAERFLEDLLAAD, encoded by the coding sequence ATGGTGAGCGTGACTCTGCTGTCCGACGACGGTCCGGTGACCGGAGCGACGACCGGGCGAGAGGCGTCGGAAGTGGACGTCGCGCAGTACCGGGCGGGGGAAGGACCGTGCCTGGAAGCCGTGCGGATCGGCGAGGTCGTGCGCGCGGTGGCGGCTGAGCTGCCGGACCGCTGGCCGGCCTTCGCCGAGCAGGCCGAGGGGCTCGGTGTGGCCGGCTACCTGTCGGCGCCGTTGTGCTTCGACGAGGACACACCGGCTTCCCTCAACCTCTACAGCGGGCACGCGGACGGTCTGCGGGCTCTCGACGTGGCGCTCCTGGAGCTGTACACGACCGCGGTCGAGGCGGCGTTGCGCAACGCACGCCGCTACCTCCGTGCTCGTGAGCAGGCGGCTCAACTGAGGCAGGCGTTGGCTTCCCGGGCGGTCATCGACCAGGCCAAGGGCATCGTCATGGCCGTGCACCGGGTAAGCGCGGACGAGGCGTTCGCGATGCTGGCCGCGCGGTCGCAGCGCGAGAACGTCAAGCTCCGCGACCTGGCCGAGCGCTTCCTGGAGGACCTCCTCGCCGCCGATTGA
- the ctaD gene encoding aa3-type cytochrome oxidase subunit I produces the protein MTTLKPTPIVPREAARPRLKGSALLRLFSTTDHKQIGLLYLTTSFGFFLVGGLLALLMRGELARPGLQFLSNEQYNQLFTMHGTVMLLLYATPIVFGFANFILPLQIGSPDVAFPRLNALSYWLYLFGGLIAVSAFLTPAGAPDFGWTAYTPLSSAARTPGVGADLWITGLVVGGLGTILGAVNMITTVVCLRAPGMTMFRMPIFTWNILITAILVLVAFPILTAALLGLLADRHLGAHVFDPANGGAILWQHLFWFFGHPEVYIVALPFFGIVSEIFPVFSRKPLFGYKGLVYATIAIALYSVIVWAHHMYATGAVLMLFFSATTFIIAIPTGIKFFNWIGTMWKGQLTFESPMLFSVGFLVTFLFGGLSGILLASPPIDFHVHDTYFVVAHFHYVLFGTIVFATYAGIYFWFPKMTGRMLDEKLGKIHFWTTFIGFHLTFLVHHWLGNQGMPRRYADYLPSDQFTDLNTVSTIGSFVLGASTLPFLYNVFRSYRYGDHAEHDDPWGFGNSLEWATSCPPPRHNFTELPRIKSERPAFELHYPHMAERMRDEAHYSVLRKNQDDVEVDPTTEKVLAPTDREADHDD, from the coding sequence ATGACGACGCTCAAACCCACGCCGATCGTGCCCCGTGAGGCCGCGCGGCCCCGTCTCAAGGGGTCGGCGTTGCTGCGGCTGTTCTCCACCACCGACCACAAGCAGATCGGCCTGCTGTACCTGACGACGTCGTTCGGGTTCTTCCTGGTCGGCGGCCTGCTGGCGCTGCTGATGCGGGGCGAGCTGGCCCGGCCGGGGCTCCAGTTCCTGTCCAACGAGCAGTACAACCAGCTGTTCACCATGCACGGCACGGTCATGCTGCTGCTCTACGCCACCCCGATCGTGTTCGGGTTCGCCAACTTCATCCTGCCGTTGCAGATCGGCTCGCCGGACGTGGCGTTCCCGCGCCTCAACGCCCTGTCCTACTGGCTCTACCTGTTCGGCGGCCTGATCGCGGTCAGCGCGTTCCTCACGCCCGCCGGCGCGCCCGACTTCGGGTGGACCGCCTACACGCCGCTCAGCAGCGCCGCCCGCACCCCGGGCGTCGGGGCGGACCTGTGGATCACCGGCCTGGTCGTCGGCGGCCTGGGCACCATCCTCGGCGCGGTCAACATGATCACGACCGTGGTGTGCCTGCGCGCGCCCGGCATGACCATGTTCCGGATGCCCATCTTCACCTGGAACATCCTCATCACGGCCATCCTGGTGCTGGTCGCCTTCCCGATCCTCACCGCCGCGCTGCTCGGCCTGCTCGCCGACCGCCACCTGGGAGCGCACGTGTTCGACCCGGCCAACGGCGGGGCGATCCTGTGGCAGCACCTGTTCTGGTTCTTCGGCCACCCCGAGGTCTACATAGTCGCGCTGCCGTTCTTCGGCATCGTCAGCGAGATCTTCCCCGTGTTCAGCCGCAAGCCCCTGTTCGGCTACAAGGGCCTGGTCTACGCGACGATCGCCATCGCCCTGTACTCGGTGATCGTCTGGGCGCACCACATGTACGCGACCGGCGCGGTGCTGATGCTGTTCTTCTCCGCCACCACCTTCATCATCGCCATCCCCACCGGCATCAAGTTCTTCAACTGGATCGGCACCATGTGGAAGGGGCAGCTCACCTTCGAGTCACCGATGCTGTTCAGCGTCGGGTTCCTGGTCACGTTCCTGTTCGGCGGTCTGTCCGGCATCCTGCTGGCCTCCCCGCCGATCGACTTCCACGTCCACGACACGTACTTCGTCGTCGCGCACTTCCACTACGTCCTGTTCGGCACGATCGTGTTCGCCACCTACGCCGGCATCTACTTCTGGTTCCCCAAGATGACCGGCCGGATGCTCGACGAGAAGCTGGGCAAGATCCACTTCTGGACCACGTTCATCGGCTTCCACCTCACCTTCCTGGTCCACCACTGGCTGGGCAACCAGGGCATGCCCCGCCGCTACGCCGACTACCTGCCCAGCGACCAGTTCACCGACCTCAACACCGTCTCCACCATCGGCTCGTTCGTGCTGGGGGCCTCCACGCTGCCGTTCCTCTACAACGTCTTCCGCAGCTACCGCTACGGCGACCACGCCGAGCACGACGACCCGTGGGGTTTCGGCAATTCCCTGGAGTGGGCCACCTCCTGCCCGCCACCCCGGCACAACTTCACCGAACTGCCCCGGATCAAGTCCGAACGCCCAGCGTTCGAACTGCACTACCCCCACATGGCCGAACGGATGCGCGACGAGGCCCACTACTCCGTCCTGCGCAAGAACCAGGACGACGTCGAGGTCGACCCGACCACCGAGAAGGTCCTCGCCCCCACCGACCGCGAGGCCGATCACGACGACTGA
- a CDS encoding glycosyltransferase produces the protein MLPLRWNDDSGLDELTDYLRWLAERCQVVVADGSPEPHFTRHAQRWNRWVTHLRVPTVTGASNGKVVGVCHGVRVAVHDRVVIADDDVRYDDTALRRVGEVLDSSDLVVPQNYFGALPWHARWDTARTLLNRAFSGDYPGTFGVSRTTFLAMGGYRDDVLFENLELMRTLAVAGGRIARAPDLFVRRTPPTARHFWSQRVRQAYDSLAQPVRCCVELAVLPAVGVAIARNSTAKVTSFLALSGVLVAELGRRRHGGTQVFPATTAVFAPLWIAERAVCVWIALARRVLLGGVRYHGGRLPTAAHSKRWLSKRRASRPGDGSALTSPDGARPVHSGCRPAPR, from the coding sequence GTGCTCCCGCTGCGGTGGAACGACGACAGCGGACTCGACGAGCTGACCGACTACCTGCGGTGGCTCGCGGAGCGGTGTCAGGTCGTCGTCGCGGACGGTTCGCCCGAGCCGCACTTCACACGTCACGCGCAACGGTGGAACAGATGGGTCACCCACCTCCGGGTGCCCACAGTGACCGGGGCGAGCAACGGGAAAGTGGTCGGGGTCTGCCACGGCGTGCGGGTTGCCGTGCACGACAGGGTGGTCATCGCCGACGACGACGTGCGCTACGACGACACCGCACTACGGCGTGTCGGAGAGGTGCTGGACAGCTCAGACCTCGTGGTGCCGCAGAACTACTTCGGCGCGTTGCCGTGGCACGCCCGGTGGGACACCGCCCGGACCCTTCTGAACCGGGCGTTCTCCGGTGACTACCCCGGCACGTTCGGGGTCAGCCGCACGACGTTCCTGGCCATGGGCGGGTACCGCGACGACGTCCTGTTCGAGAACCTCGAACTGATGCGCACCCTGGCGGTAGCCGGTGGTCGGATCGCCCGCGCCCCCGACCTGTTCGTCCGGCGCACACCTCCCACAGCCCGGCACTTCTGGTCCCAGCGGGTCCGCCAGGCCTACGACAGCCTGGCCCAACCCGTGCGCTGTTGCGTCGAACTCGCCGTGCTGCCCGCCGTGGGCGTGGCGATCGCACGGAACAGCACCGCGAAGGTCACGAGTTTCCTGGCCCTGTCCGGAGTCCTAGTGGCTGAACTGGGCCGTCGTCGACACGGCGGGACTCAGGTCTTCCCCGCCACGACGGCGGTCTTCGCGCCACTGTGGATCGCCGAAAGGGCCGTGTGCGTCTGGATCGCACTCGCCCGGAGAGTTCTGCTCGGCGGCGTGCGCTACCACGGTGGACGCCTGCCGACCGCAGCGCACTCGAAGCGGTGGCTGAGCAAGCGCCGTGCTTCCCGACCAGGGGACGGCAGTGCGCTGACATCACCCGACGGCGCTCGCCCAGTCCACAGTGGATGCCGCCCGGCGCCCCGGTAG
- a CDS encoding iron-containing redox enzyme family protein, with protein sequence MTHTLHALGAAALPTPRGPLSETVITALRSDPSQWSPPTGVDGHDPYGDDLQLALHVCYELHYRGFHDAAPGWEWDPELIRLRSEMERVFHDALDADLPGHPDVDEVLDELLVEPVDGQGLSHHLLDQGQWWQMREHFAHRSIYHLKEADPHAWVIPRLTGRAKAALVAVEYDEYGGGRGDRMHSQLYARLLAGAGLETGYLHYLDHAPAPTLATVNLMSLFGLHREQRGALVGHFAAAEITTAPSATRMAKALDHLDAHPDCIEFYTEHIEADAVHEQVMRHDVIGDLTTREPELTDSIVFGIRATELLEQRLTDHTLTAWTDNHTSLLTPL encoded by the coding sequence GTGACGCATACTCTGCACGCTCTGGGAGCCGCCGCCCTCCCCACTCCGCGTGGGCCGCTGTCCGAGACGGTCATCACGGCCCTGCGATCCGACCCGTCGCAGTGGTCCCCGCCCACCGGCGTGGACGGGCACGACCCGTACGGCGACGACCTCCAACTCGCGCTGCACGTGTGCTACGAACTGCACTACCGCGGCTTCCACGACGCCGCACCAGGCTGGGAATGGGACCCCGAACTGATCCGGCTGCGGTCGGAGATGGAACGGGTGTTCCACGACGCGCTGGACGCCGACCTGCCCGGACACCCGGACGTCGACGAGGTGCTGGACGAACTCCTGGTCGAACCGGTGGACGGGCAGGGACTGAGCCACCACCTGCTCGACCAAGGCCAGTGGTGGCAGATGCGGGAACACTTCGCCCACCGGTCCATCTACCACCTCAAGGAAGCAGACCCCCACGCCTGGGTCATCCCCCGCCTCACCGGCCGGGCCAAAGCCGCACTCGTCGCCGTCGAGTACGACGAATACGGCGGCGGACGCGGCGACCGGATGCACTCCCAGCTCTACGCCCGACTACTCGCCGGCGCCGGTCTGGAGACCGGCTACCTGCACTACCTCGACCACGCACCCGCGCCGACGCTGGCGACCGTGAACTTGATGTCCCTGTTCGGACTCCACCGCGAACAACGCGGCGCACTCGTAGGCCACTTCGCCGCCGCCGAAATCACCACCGCACCCAGCGCCACCCGCATGGCCAAAGCACTCGACCACCTCGACGCCCACCCCGACTGCATCGAGTTCTACACCGAACACATCGAAGCCGACGCCGTACACGAACAAGTCATGCGACACGACGTCATCGGCGACCTCACGACCCGCGAACCCGAACTCACCGACTCGATCGTCTTCGGCATCCGCGCCACCGAACTACTCGAACAACGACTCACCGACCACACCCTCACCGCCTGGACCGACAACCACACCTCACTGCTCACACCGCTGTGA